atatatatatatatatagcgtttcTTTCCGCGCGGTTTTTGGTGGCAATTATTTTTTCTTTACGTTGTAGAGGTGTCCGAACGTGTTTTTACAAATATATACCAATTCCATAACTACTGAGCGCAATAACATACTAGATGTTTCTCAGCGCATTAGGCTAGGGCGACAGAAGAGGACAGACAGAGCGCTGAACTTACAACAGAAGCGTGGTTTACTGTATTCCGCTATCGTGTAATAGCGAATATGTTGTTCAAACCGGGCGGTGCCTAAAAGAGTGTCTTCGAGAACATAGGTATAATGTGGAAGGATTCTGAGAGGACCCCTAGGGGTGCATTGTCGCGAAAGGCAAAAGCGCAAGAAATTTTGAAACGTGGTAACAAATGCGCCAGTGTGGCTTCGCGCTTTCCCCTGCCAAGGAAGGAGTGCGATTTCCTATCGCGAGAGAAGTGACACGTGAGGCGAGTTGTCTACCGCTGAATTCAATTTTTGTGCCTCACTTccgttgttttttcttgttttcctggTGAAAAGTGTATTTATAGCTGCGCTGAGGAAAATAAAGCTCAGTTGTAAGTTCAGCACTCTGTGTGTCCTTTTCTGTCGTCCTTGTTAAATGTTCTGGGAGATATCGATTGTGCAGCGTTGCGGCTTTGGCCAAATGGGGATGGCGCTTACTTAAGAGAGGTTTTGTGAATGCGAACCTAGGACATTCGCCGATCCTTGAACGGTATCCCAGTGCAAGTGCGCAGCGTAGGCTGTCAGGACAAAGGGAACAAGAACGTAAACAGCACGTTGAAGAACACTTACCGTGTGAATACCGCTCCGGACTTGACGGGCCTGTGTCGATTACTGTATGGATGCACTTCTTGCAAAAAAGCGCTTCCTTTCTTGTAAGGTTCCACCGTCTGGTCGCAGCTATGAAGCGTGATCATCCGCTAAATTTACGTTACAGGACGAAGAAGCAGGGTTCGTGTTCACAAAGCGGTTACAGCAGTTTGCAAGAACAGGCGCCAGCCAATCCTGACAGCGAACACGTTATTAGCGAGCGCGACCGGCCTAGTGGTAATACGTTTTTACGAACAAAAAAACTTTACGAAATGGGCTTCAGAATTACAGTCCGGGACCTGTTCGAAACAGGATTTCCACCGAAAGGTGCAGCGAGTTTTTAGGAGTGTTTTATAAGTGCGCACGAAACGTGAGTTCGGCAAAATGACTCACGTGCTGATTTTTACTACTGGGTGTTCGGGTTGACTTACTAACTATAAACTCCTCCTGCAGCCAAGGCGTGCGCCCGTGCAGCTAGCTGGAAGAACGGAAGACAGTTGACAGGGGGTGGCTACGTCTAATGAACCACTACACTCATTATCAGAGTGTATCAGAACCTTAACGAGAGCTGGAAATGGGAAGCAAGCTCTTCGTCGTTAAAAAGCAGCATCACTACTACGTCTCTTTAAGCACGTTTTATGGACACCTTTATTTCCGTTAGAAATTTTAGCAAACGACTTCCCGCCTGTAATAATCGCACGCGATGCATATCTGCGGCGTAAGAAATAACAATACAAACAGTGGCTTGGAAGCCAGCCGGCTGCAGGTTCAAAATTATCTGCTGCCTCTAGTTGATGCTCATGTTGTTATCGTTGAGTGTGTTTCGTCATCTTCAGCTCCTATGAGCTGACGTTTTCTTTCTGCACGTTCGAgactgcttttctttctctcgcctATGTCAGAAATAAATAACAATAGAACCGAGGGTCCTTGTGACTCAACTTGACTGATCGGTCATCTGGCAGGCATCCAGAAATGCCAACTCTCGCCAAAGAAACGCAGAAGGTGTCCGGACACTGTTGTGCAATTTCTCTCACGCACAAAGCGACAGAACAGACGGCGCGCCCGGAAAGGTCTGGGCGtctgcactctctctctctctctctctagccccTTCGAACCCCGATTGCTCCCCGGAACTCAAAGAGCTCTTGACCCGGCCTGTTGGCCAAAGAAATAAGAAGGGTTGTAAATACACGTGCGTTATTACGTAAGGACCGCGTTAGATAATTGAACGGGAAGTGCGTTGCGTGCGCTGTGTACGACTCGTGCTCGGAACCCGGATAAAGTCGAATGGTGCAGGCAACCCTCGTTTCGTCATTGCTCATCCGGCAACGTGTCACTCCATTACGACACAACTGAGCTTTATCAAACAGAGCACATATTATTGGCCACTTGAAGTGCATGCAAAAGGACAAACTGATGGCGACATGGTATTGCATTATGTGATGTGTAGCGCAAATGGGGCGCGCAATACGGCAGTGAAGACGAAAGCACGGCGCTGCTAACAAATGTTGCTGGTTTACTGCTGGTTAAGAAACAACCTATTGCTGGTTAACAAACAACTGATCATTTACTGCTTCTTACAACCGCAGCGCACGCAGTGTGCAGCGAGATGACCGGTTTTTTCGGTTGTATAAGCTTTTGTTCCGTAGAGTGCAAGTGCTGCCCAAGAACGCGAGAGCTGACTAGAGAAATCATAGAATCTTTTGAGATAAACAGTAGAGGCGAATATTGCTCGACTTGCCCATCTACTTCcccgaaaaaaggaaaaaaaaaaagaatcctgcTCCTTTCGCGGTAGCAGCCTGTGACAGATGACTTTGCTGGTAGTATGTATCTGTGTTGCATTGTTTTTGCCGTTTTGCTTTATGTCGTACGATGCTATATATGTATTGAACACGTGCAATAAGCCAGCAGTTGTTAGTAACGCCATGCCTTCGTCTTCTCTGTAGTCTAGCGTGCTTTGTTTGCGCTACACATCATATAACTTAAATGCAGTCGGCTAGTTATTACAGCGAAGGACCTGTgtatatattctttttttctgaGATTCTACTTTTCCGCTTATGTTGGTCTTATGTGGTAATACTGCCAAATAAGCCACAGGTATGGCAATAGAGAGAAGTGTATTGATATTACTTTTTGCTCGCCTTCGTGATAAATTGAAAGCTAATGAAAGTTGAACAAACCACACCACGCCACAGGTTGCGATCGTGCATTCCGATTGCGGTGTaatgcgaaaatgcccgtgtTGTTAGATTAGGTGAGCATTAAGGAATCTGAGGTGGTCAGCGTTATCCTGGAGCATCCTCAATATCGCCTCATGCCCTCATCAAAGCTAGCAACTGGACGCAGCATTTTCACTCACAATGTGAATATTACTCATACACTAAGTTTACGCTTTATGTGCACTCACATAAATGACAACCTACGCGTCGGAAACAGTAATACAGGATGTCGCGCGATTACAAGACAAGTAAGCAAGTTTGACGGCAAGTGTTTACAAACTCAATTGTAGGCGCTCTCTCCGTACATTGCGCAATATAAAAATTTGTGATTAAGCGAATGACGTCACGTGTCTGTTGCTTTACGAAAACCGAAGAAAGTGAACGACTGCGGCGCCCGCGTGCAGCCATGCAATGCCGTCGGTCAACCTACTCCCGACGACACTAGAAATGTTTCGACTTCGTAGAGTGTCATGTACACTGGGGACATATTTAAAACAGAACAGCATATTTGCATCCACGGTCGTGAATTTTCCTTCTTCGTGCATTAAAGAAAATGGCCGGATTCTGCAACGGCAGCGCTACTTGGCAGGTATTGATAAGTGATGTATGGGGTCATATTTCCGCTCTAAACCAAGTCTGCGCACCGATTATGTTCGTGTTTCTTTGTGTTTGTGTTCCTTTTCATGTTTGAGCGCCATGTACGCTTTGACGATGACAGCTGGTTCCGATAGCAGACAAGGAAGCGCCCTTGgccacatctctctctctctctctctctctcttttttacaCCTTAGCTCTCCTGCGACGCACGTCAGATGCTAGAGGAGGTGGGCTTTCCCGCGCGCACAGAGGCTAGGCAAGAAGCAAGCTCACCGTTAACGGGAGGCCACAAACCATTCGCAGCACGAAACATGGGGCggtataatgtaaggattcctttcACTCGAAGCTGTTCCTTTCTTATCATTCACCGCCCACGACTGGCCGATTCTGGTGATAACGGTTATGTACTGGCAGTTACATGGTATTATACGTATATTGAATATTTTGCCGCAAGAGCTACTATAACCGCGACATATCGAAATGATCTAGTAGTTACAGCGTTCTGAAGTGATTAAGCCCAGCGACGTGCTGTTCGGTCAAGCCAGGAAACAACAGAAGTCGTCCAAATAAATAAACACCAAATTAAGTTGACGCCAAGTGCTAGTTAATGGTTATCACAATGCGCGAGTACACTTCCGATACTGCCATCTAATTTCTCttgtagcgtttttttttcgttttttttttttatacggaGCCAGCATTCTGCCGTAAAGTAAAGTGTTAGGGCCAAAACCATTGCGATCAGCACGGAAGGACGCATGACCAAGAATCGGCGGCACTTCATTCACGCAGCGTTCCAGAGCGCCATCGATTTGTCCGAAATGCGCAGAAATATATCTGCCGCATGAGCCAATGCGACAGCGAGGCTCGTAAGGAGCATTAAACACACGCATCCAGGCACACGATGATGTTGCCTTTGAAGGCACGACCGCATCCCATTTCAAGAGAATCGACATCTTTGCGTTTCGCTCCAGCTCGTCGACACTTCGAGCCCGTTTGGAGAAAAAACAAGCAAAGACCAAAAATGAGAGAAAGAGGAGGCAGAGACATTTTTCCTTTGTTCTAGCGCGCACGTTATCGGTTTTATTGGATGCTATATGATTCACATAccagatctttttttttctttgtaccaaCAGCAATTAAATTATCGTCTGAAATACAGTTTGTAAAAATACTATAGTGAATATATATTAAAATAGAGTCGTAAAAAGAGGGAGATCACAGAAGGAACAAAGGGGTTTCAAGGTTCCACGTTTCTGTCTACTCTGATACAACAATATGGCACAGCGAGAAACAATTATTGCCCACAGCGGACCACCTTGCCCCCACGGAGCGGGGCAGGGGGCCAGCTTGTCGATGCCGGTCGAGCCAATTGAGCGCCATCGCCCTTTGCAGCCAATCCGCAAACACGTGTTTCCCATTCATctggctcatttttttttctttgcggaacAAAAGTGGGGAAAATAATCAAATCGTTCGTTGCTTCAGCCAGTGTATATCAGAAACCACGTTGCATTTAGCTCAACCACGTAGCACGACGTCTCAACCAACGAATGCAGTTGTTCTTTGGCGTTAtttacttttactttttttttttcttggaggtCACGAGTATTCGACTAGTGTTGCGCGCCGAACTTCGTCGGCGTGCGTATACCCGCTACTCTTTCGGCACTAACCTTTAATGCTCAACAACTAGCCGCgcgcgaaaaaagaaaataaataaaagaaacagcgGCCGAAAGAGGACCCGCAACGTGACCGCAGCCTTTGGTGCAGAATTGCATGGTGCGAGCGAACGAGAAGTGCGGTCTCGCGCCGGAATTTAATGCTCGAGTGAATGTGACTGTTGACGCGACGACATACACAGGCGTGGAACGAAAGACACGCAGTTACGCGCACCGCCGTCAACGCGCACAGGCGGCGCTGGTGGCGCCGCTCCGGGTCGGCTTCTCCTCGACGCGCCTAGACCCCGAAGCTTGGAGGCGAAGCGCGCTAGGAGACAATCGTAGCGCTCGGCTCTACCGccctactttctttcttctttatcttTGATTCTGTCGGTGGCTCATCAGTGCGCCCGGCGCGCCACATTGGccgcgtaaagaaaaaaaaatagagagaaaaaaaaaagaaaaacacgctcATGCGTCTAACAAAGTGGACGCGCACACACATATAGATAAGACTCTACAGCGGAAGCCCTGGATGTTCCGTCGGAACGAACGCGCACTGGCCGACACACACGGTCGTGGTTTCGGTACACAGACTCGGAGAGATGGACAGGGCCAGCGGCGGGTCTGAGAAGCGGACCGTCCTGCCCTCCCCCGAAACAGCAAAAATACGTGTACTCTCAATGTAAGACATCTAAAGTTACCCAAAAAGTTTACAGACACCGAGAAGGCATGCGGATACCTCTGCGAAATGGAAGACATGGTTAATCAGGAGTTTCCAGCCCTGACTTGATCACAAGAGAGCGAGGggagcgccgccgccgcggcagCCCCTCGCGCGTGGCTTGCTTGCTCACttgaggctgctgctgctgctgcatgcagCGGCAGCGGTTGCTGGCAAAGCGTTCGCGCTCGTGCGCGCACTCGCCGGCCGTGCGTCAACGCCGGGAGAACACAGGCAGCCGAGGGCGCCGGTCCTCCTCCGCCGGAGAAGAGGAGGGCGCCGCCCTGCACCGCAGTCAACAGAGCGCGGCACAGCGGCCGACggtgtcgcgcgcgcgcgcgcgacgctccgttattgttgttgttgttttttgggCGCCTCTGTCCAGCCGCACAACAGTCACCGGGTTGCTCACTCCACGCACTTAAAAAGCTACTCGCCTTCCCGACGGTGTAACGTCGTCCCAAAAAAAATCAGGCGCTCGCTGGGCGATCGGGTTTGTTGGCTGCGATCATGGGCGTGGTTCGCCGTTGCCATTGCCGAATCTGGTTACCTTTGCTCGTGCTAGAGCAACGCTTCATTAGATACGCTGGTCACTCGTCACTGGCCAAGTGCAGCGGTAGTCACTGCGAGGAACAGATCGTGATGCAGCTCACTGCTTTTTTCCGTTGTTATCGCCCAGTTAACACTTGTAAGGGAGTGTTGGAGCAGCCTGTCCCATATTATTGACTTAATTGCTTTCAGTACAGGGACTGTTGGGCATGGGACGATGTTACACACTTAGGGGCGTTAACACATCAAGCGTGCGAGGAGCGGGTTAACTTTGGAGTGCATGCTTTCTGCCTTTCTCGTGTACTGGCGCGTGGAGAAAACAACAACTCACGAGGAACGCTCGGGGGATAACGCTCTGAGTGGAGCCGCGGCATAAGTCGACAGCTACGGCCAACAGCAAAAAATGTTAGATATCCGCCGATCTTCGCTTAGGGAAGTGTGCAGTTTGCTCACAGACTTACACTGCACCTTGGAGGATGCAACAAGTGGTGTCTACAGAGCCCGTGGGTGCTCACAACAGCTTGAGACGATATGTTGTCACATTCTAACGCCAACTGCTTTGCCCGTTGCTACAACGGCACGCCTGTACAAAAAAGTGTTGCTTGAAAGCGGTTTTGAACGCTCGAACCAAATACTGCGTGCAACCAAACAAGCACCATATGTAGGATCTGTGCAATTCAGGCGTTCGAACCAATGGCTACGGGCCCGTAGAAACTGTACACATCGTGTGCCTCGCATGTATGCAAAAAAATAACGTGCGGCTCCAAAGCGTCGCTAAACAAGCGGGGCGCGACAACACAGGATGCTAATGACAACAGTAGCGCTCCGGCGGTGGCTGAAACCGAAAGGCGGCCCTACGCCTTGAGAACGGACTGCAGCAGCATCTCCCTGTGAGAGGTGCGCATGTGCCGGATCAGGGTGGCCTCCTTGGCGAATTTCTTGTGGCAGTGGCCGCACATCAGAGGCTTCACTTGCAGGTGAATGGAGCGCAGGTGCCGGTTGAGGTCCCCTGCACAGCGCCAGCCACGCATTCAGTATACGCCTCGCACGAAATGACCGCGAACTGCCGAGAACTGACATGGCTGCACTGGTGCAAGGTAAGCGACATATAGATTGGAAACACGCTAAAATCCTAACAGCCCTTTCTCTGGTGTGCAAACAAGCAGGACAAATTCATTCGCACCTCGGTGAATGTGGTCGCCATTGTTGCGTGGGCAGCACAAGTCATAACCTCCATTGACCATGCATTGCGCATTGCCAACTAGAGAAGAGGCGAGCTATGAGTGCACTGAACTAAAAACTTGAATGGAAAAGAATGTCACTTGTGAATCAGCTCGTCTTAACTATATTCCGAGGTTACACTGTTTGAGGCTGGTACGAAGTCTAGAAGAACggtgacaaagaagctcgatttACGCTTTGTCGAACTGTAGGCGACAACTGGCCAGAGTCAGCACCTGTCTGTCAAGTATCCGTGCAGCGACGCAAGACAGAGGGAAATGAGACAAGCTCAGAAAAAGCTATTCTCAGAGAGGCCATGATAGCAGCTAGCCAATCAATACACGCGTCCCATATAATTTCGCAACAACCTACTAAGTATAGCGATGTTGTTTTGTCATCTTGTTCCTCTCTACGATCCCGCAAATGATCTCTTGATTTTCTCTTATTGCTCCGGCGGTGGCTGAAACTGAAAGACGACCCTAAGTCTTATTGCTTATCCCTTAATGCGTGTTCTAAAGTCTGCCAGATTCACGCCAGTCAGCAGTTTCATCTCTTGACCACTGAAAAGTGTTCCAAGACCCAATAAGAGACGCCTGCTGGCTCGTTATTTTATCAGCCACTCTTTCAGACGCCCCCTTCATCACTGAAATTTGTAGTAGGACATCCTCCCCAAGTACCTTCCTCTCGCCTCATTACATTACAGCAAGATTTCCTTCTACTTGAAAGCATTACTTCTCGCATGATCACTGACTTTCCCGAGATTTAGGTGTACTGAATACCCGCAAGTTTTAGGACACAGATTTTTATGCGTTTTCTTAGATACCCTCATCTATAAACGTGCGCTGATTTGAATCTGCGTCACTGTGGTATCCTGCCCGCCTTTATTACTTACTAGTAAGCTGGTTCATTCAGGTGTATCTATATTACACCACTTCGGTACTCTGTCTTCTAATGAAGTTCTTGCGCAACATGGACCACAGCCATCGTCATTcatctcttgttttcttttttcatttttttttgcattatccTTTTCTGAACATAAAGCCGAGCATCAGGCCAGAACGTGCTGATACAGGCCGACTTGTTGGCTCTTCTCACATAGTAAATCTCTTATACTTCTTGTCTCGGTGcaaatttctttcatttcttttccgCTGTTCAACTATCGTACTTCGCTGTACATAAAAGAACGAGAATGCGTTATAGCTtggcccgaaaggcatgactagGACCACGACTGAAAAAATAGACATAAAATTAGCCATTTGTCGTCTTTTGATTTTGGTAGCTTGCTACCACGAATTATGTCCTCGGCTAATCGAAACAACACatcaacacacacaccacacacacaccacacacacacacacacacaccacacacacacacacacacacacacacacacacacacacacacacacacacacacacacacacacacacacacacacacacacacacacacacacacacacacacacacacacacacacacacacacacacacacacacacacacacacacacacacacacacacacacacacacacacacacacacacacacacacacacacacacacacacacacacacacacacacacacacacacacacacacacacacacacacacacacacacacacacacacacacacacacacacacacacacacacacacacacacacacacacacacacacacacacacacacacacacacacacacacacacacacacacacacacacacacacacacacacacacacacacacacacacacacacacacacacacacacacacacacacacacacacacacacacacacacacacacacacacacacacacacacacacacacacacacacacacacacacacacacacacacacaccacacacacacacacacacacacacacacacaaaagaaaggcCAGGACTTCAGAAAAGTCCCAGTCCCACACTTTCATGTATGTGTGTCCGCTGGCATTATTTGTTATGAAGCATCAAAGCATCAAATAAAAATTAAGATGCGCCTACTACTCCCCGAAAAGTATGCACGTAATAGCAAAGACGCACGCGTAGGTATTGCTCCCTCTTGCTCAATTAGCGTTCATTCCCATGCTCACTTTATGCGCAAAATAACAGTACAGTGCAACTTTTTGTGttctaactgcagtgtttacagcaCCACCTAAGAACCAAGACATTTGTTGATATTTTATGGCACCTTAGTAGTATTTTCTTATCACAAAGCTACAAAAGCCACACTGATCGAAGGCAACGCCTGTGGACGTGTCGGTTTCCTTTCTTAAAGCCCAATAGCATAATATAAACATTTTCGCGATCGTGCGCAATTAGCTCCTAATAAGCATTATCAGTTGACAGACACACCCTTCGCGTAACCGCAGAGAACACAGCACTTTAGATGAGGTCATGCTAAAGGGCTGTGTCCTAGAGAGGTCCATGAACGCCGTGTCACTGCAATTCTAACGTTCGCCAATTCGTCAGCCCAACAGTCATCGTTTCCTCAACATGCCTTTGCTAAGACGCGACCCTCCTACAACGGGGAGAGCGCGCCCGAGTTGCTTCCGTGGTGATAGGCGCCGCCCACCTCTTTGGGAGAAGCCCTTGGAGCAGTGAGGGCACCCGAAGGGCTTCTCCTTGTTGTGGAATCGCTGGTGGGTGACCAGGTCACTATGGCGGATGTAGCCCTTGCCGCAGAGCGAGCACCGATGCGGTTCCGTCCCCGTGTGCACGTGGAGGTGTCGAGTCAGGTCGCAGCGCTGAATGAAGCTCTTTCCGCACTCCTTGCAGTGGAACCGCTCGTCCTCCTGCGAAGACTGCTGGGATGTGGTGCAGCCCTGGATAATCAGCAGCATTACTCACCTTTGTGCGTACCGTGTGGATCTTCTGGTGGCGTGTGTAGTTTCCCAAGCGATTGAAGGTAGCGCTACACATTTCGCACTGGAAGGGCCTCGAGTTTTTCGGTGGGCTCTCCGGGGTTTTCTTTAGGGATCCTGGGCTTTCGCCGGCACCTGAATTGTCTTTGTTGATGGGGTTAGTACCTTCCAGCTTGCAGATGGCATTGATGCTCACTTCCTTGATGGTGGTTCCGTCTTCATGCAGAATCTGCGATAGCCGCCGCGAAGAAAACTCGATGAGTTTCCATTCAAACTCGCAAGTCAGGTCACGTCGTGACTTACCTGAAACTTGACCGGTGACATCGCGTCAGGCACCAAAAGAAAGTTCCCAAGGATCACCGAGTCCACTGGCAGCACATCCAGGTTGAGACTGTGGGCCAACTGGTTGCTGGCGGTGATCTTCAGCTTGCCTTCGAGCACGGCCTGCGGCTCGGGCTTGTCGCGGGAAGGCTCCGGCTCATCTGGCGCCGAGCAGCACTTGTCCTCCTTGGCCGGCGGCGACGCAGGCCGCCTGCTCTTGAGCTTCTTGTTCTCCTTGCCGTCCGGCTGCGCGACCAGGCTGTTGGACGCGTTTTGCTCGCCCAGCGGTGTCACGAAAAGGTCGGTCATGTCGGCGGCCTCTTCGAAGGCCGTGCTGTGCTTGGTGAGGTCTTCCAGCAGCATCGACGGGTCCTGGTTGATGGTGCTCAGGGCCACGTCCTTGCTGTTCTCGTGCAGTAACGGCGACTCGCTGGCGAAGCCGTCCAGGTTGAGGCTGTGGTCTTCGTACGCCTCCACCTTGATGAACTGCACCCCTGGTGGGCAGAGCGCGGCGCTCAGCGCACGAGCGCCACGCCGAGGCGAGGGCCACTCACCGCTGTCCTCCTGGGCGCCGAGGAAGTCCAGGCCGGACACCTTGACGGCGTCGCCGGCGACGAGCAGCTGCTGCGGGTCGGCCTTGGCGTCGCGGCGGCCCCCGAGCGCCTCGTCGTCCTCCCTGGAGGGCCGCCGACCGTCGTCGGCCGCCAGCACGTAGTGCACGTCCTGCTTGAACTGGCTCACCAGCTCGCCCAGGCTGGGCACGAGCAGCAGCGAGGGCAGCGCCAGGCCCCCGTCGCGGTGCTGTGCGCCCATCACCAGGCTGTTGATGTAGTCCATGGCTGGAGGGCTCTGCATGGCCCCGCCAGGCGCTAGGGCCCGGCTCGCTGTGGATCGCCGC
The DNA window shown above is from Dermacentor silvarum isolate Dsil-2018 chromosome 1, BIME_Dsil_1.4, whole genome shotgun sequence and carries:
- the LOC119460804 gene encoding zinc finger protein 70-like isoform X2; amino-acid sequence: MQSPPAMDYINSLVMGAQHRDGGLALPSLLLVPSLGELVSQFKQDVHYVLAADDGRRPSREDDEALGGRRDAKADPQQLLVAGDAVKVSGLDFLGAQEDSGVQFIKVEAYEDHSLNLDGFASESPLLHENSKDVALSTINQDPSMLLEDLTKHSTAFEEAADMTDLFVTPLGEQNASNSLVAQPDGKENKKLKSRRPASPPAKEDKCCSAPDEPEPSRDKPEPQAVLEGKLKITASNQLAHSLNLDVLPVDSVILGNFLLVPDAMSPVKFQILHEDGTTIKEVSINAICKLEGTNPINKDNSGAGESPGSLKKTPESPPKNSRPFQCEMCSATFNRLGNYTRHQKIHTVRTKSSQEDERFHCKECGKSFIQRCDLTRHLHVHTGTEPHRCSLCGKGYIRHSDLVTHQRFHNKEKPFGCPHCSKGFSQRGDLNRHLRSIHLQVKPLMCGHCHKKFAKEATLIRHMRTSHREMLLQSVLKA
- the LOC119460804 gene encoding zinc finger protein 70-like isoform X1 — encoded protein: MQSPPAMDYINSLVMGAQHRDGGLALPSLLLVPSLGELVSQFKQDVHYVLAADDGRRPSREDDEALGGRRDAKADPQQLLVAGDAVKVSGLDFLGAQEDSGEWPSPRRGARALSAALCPPGVQFIKVEAYEDHSLNLDGFASESPLLHENSKDVALSTINQDPSMLLEDLTKHSTAFEEAADMTDLFVTPLGEQNASNSLVAQPDGKENKKLKSRRPASPPAKEDKCCSAPDEPEPSRDKPEPQAVLEGKLKITASNQLAHSLNLDVLPVDSVILGNFLLVPDAMSPVKFQILHEDGTTIKEVSINAICKLEGTNPINKDNSGAGESPGSLKKTPESPPKNSRPFQCEMCSATFNRLGNYTRHQKIHTVRTKSSQEDERFHCKECGKSFIQRCDLTRHLHVHTGTEPHRCSLCGKGYIRHSDLVTHQRFHNKEKPFGCPHCSKGFSQRGDLNRHLRSIHLQVKPLMCGHCHKKFAKEATLIRHMRTSHREMLLQSVLKA